In the genome of Aedes aegypti strain LVP_AGWG chromosome 2, AaegL5.0 Primary Assembly, whole genome shotgun sequence, the window GGTCAAAAAACGTACGATAATATGTATTTAGGTGgagaatttgtatattttgctcttttgcatttcagcttagaaaaaccaagaaaaatttggtttgaatttttcaattttcaattttttgtactagaaagactgtacaacacttttaggtggattaattgaaattttctcaggtcaatttggcaaattcaagctaggaatgaaaaatgtaaaaggaaAGCAACACTTGATGACACTAAAGCTTATTCAAATCCGCGTAAGTAGTCTGCCAATATTTGATAACAAtagttgatccacttaccccatcccattaaaaagtgcgggtaagtgtaccatgatcaatatatctgtatttatttacaaaaattaaatatttttcattgtgactcatacaattagaactgaaatgttcaccatgtgttgaaaaaactaatagtattcgattttaggcaTAGatacaaatgattttttatcgacagaaaacaacttaaaaatgaattgatttttgcagtcagcaagtttgcttgtgttagtgcacgTGTAGTATCAGTTTTGCAGTAGTATCAGTGTGTACGTGAGAATATAACCTGAAATGAAGCAAAGGTGTGAAAACATTCGGAATATTAAAGTATTTATTCTTATTACGGACGAATGattcacttaccccactgctacacttcccccacggtaccttatatcagatgatattattcgatacgcgaagCGAAAGAGAGAGCCTTCCGAGGATGAATACACgacgaaaagacgtatggtcgCTAAGGGAATAgtgtagggtggggcttatttccaaaaatcttccgtagtcaggatttacaaagtggaaaatgatcatcggtcccaaaataacatcctgtgaaataatgagaattttcggtgaaggtttagaggtggcgcaaagggcgtaagtgcaattttcccattttagtgaactctgaaaaaatttggtatgcttttcagcttgttttggtgattttaggacccttaatatgatgatgatatttgacgaaatatatttatgcatgcgatttttggaccttgtataggttacgctgactgattactatgaacccgaacaAGCGTATGATTAGCTGGGGAGAATTTCTATGCTAGTAAAATGGAgcgaagagcaaagaagaatgagagaaagaacaaagaacacagaagaatgtaagggtgggttaaacagttgggagggtgaaactagtgatgTGTTGAGTGTAACTAAGGAATCTTGTAAAATCTCGATTTTACGCAATGGAGAAAAGTTCcagtagaaaacgatgattatatgatcggtgttcagacagactggaccagaTGAAATTTTGGTGTCATAGAgatatgttggtaacacgatcatttttgatttttctgatggtattttgataaagataagttccattatcacaacaaataatgcaaatattttgatattttgaatgcctggggtacgttttcctaaaatcattaaaaaacacttggttcagtctgtttgaacaccgaccatattgacttctatttaatattactcacttcagaaatatttcgagcaatatttcttcaagtaggggaagagcaccaattcttgacccatctctagttttcgacccatgcataagattttagattactcttaatggaaaaattgcagtaacggctaaaatgtcctCAAATCCATTCGAAGTTTGatcattattctcctggtaggTATATATAAATGCATGTCCACTTCactgctttagttcaataatcgttcggatttttttcctggatgttgatagcaatttatcgaaatggaccgttgcaaaatatacatcctggaaattcagcctcacACAGTATTAATTAAATTCATAACAAATGTATATAAGcatttatatatacataggacatcctgtgaaaattctttcatgtagctctgtcgcaattcctaaaaaatatatgtttcagaactgtgaagctttaattttgttttaattcgagAGGTTTTCTACCTGTAGTGCTTTATTtcttgcaccctatagaagcttgtgcagtaatttgaattttgactaccgattttttcCTTCTGTTGTTGTTAATATACATCGATTCCATatacagatgtagaacgatgtattgaacttcaactgcattttcgtttgtccgaagttatgttgaaATTGTTGTGGCaaaagtgaagtattggaagtccaaacgcaattaattgttgaaatggcatcataatccagaaattcctgtggaaattctaacAGGAAGTGTTACTGCTAGAAAGCAGAAATCGTTTATGAatttacctaataaggatatatcGTGCGGGGTCAATCCGAACACCTATGAATCTAAGCCCttccacttcatataaaactccttctatttgtatgaagtgtacggattttgagcctgtatgggTTTAGGcccctctgtaatttctttcagattataaaagcaattgctggagttatatcaaacgggcattctaaaatacaaaattgatgttaaacttgcatataatcacatcgcatacatccaaccgagatattttcacggtTCCGTAGTTCATTCTAATATAATACCATCAGTTACACCTTCCCTTGTTTAACTCACCCCATCATACATTCTTCTATGTTCTTTGttcttcttctcattcttctttgctctttgttccattctactcgcataggaatcctccccagctattcatatgcttattccggttcatagtaatcagtcagcgtaaactatacaagggccaaaaatcgcatgtataaaatatatttcgtcaaatatcatctaaaggagtagagatatcgcaattttgaggtgattttgtgcccttaagggtcctaaaatcaccaaaacaagctgaaaagcataccaaattttttcagagttcactaaaatggggaaattgcacttacgccctttgcgccacctctaaaccttcaccaaaaaatctcattatttcacaggatgttattttgggaccggtgATCATTtgccactttgtaaatcctgactacggaagatttttggaaataagccccaccctactaCGCAgccgtcctccagagcggaaaagctggcacgagtcGAGCTCTGCGATCAAGAGGGCATGGTAACAGCGGAGTGgccagttgtgtaagcttctagaaagctactttgatggtaggattctactgtacgACACAGatgaggggcagaaaagcgttcaaaTTActgcgggagtacctcaaggttcaatcctgggcccgctgttatggaacgcgatgtacgatgacgtattGAAGTAGCCCCTTCCGAtgggcttcgccgacgataatCACCATAATGGTCTgtggcgaatcgatggaggaaatAGTTAACTCTCTAAGCaacgcactctatttccatagttgaggaatgaatGAAGTCTAgaaaactaggactggcccgtcacaagactgaggtggtggtggtcaacaaccataagtccgagcaacgggcgatTATCTCGGAAGGTGAATGCACCATAGAGTTCAAGCGATTCCTTAGGCATCTTggagtaatgatcgatgacaagcccAGCTttgctagccacgttgaatatacTTGTagaagggcatctacggctatagcggcgcttttgAGGATAATTTCTAAcggcagaaacctaaagcggttggaaagcacgtacaggataatgtgcttaagagtagcaagtgcataccggacggtatctaaagaggccgtgtgcatcatagccgggattaCGGctatcgggctcatcatcaaggaagatgtctAATGCTTCAACCAAAAAGTTACCAGAGGAGtacgcgacacgtgtaaagaggcaacgctcagaagttggcagcaggaataggataactccactaagggtatcaggtatcagaaggccggctccagaggcacgttccccgccatttggaagatttgtgccatcggcatatttgagcctatttcatcatctacccgatgggagaggaaatggaagggaaagatgggaggaaataggagtggggtcccttgaagagggaaaatcgcataagcgaattgagagcatgtagctccatgctacaatgggttcgaacagcgccctaaaaagggcactgcaaaatgCATGGCGTAAAGAGAGCATATAGATTATTTCCACAGctggttaagaataacagaatgtcatGATCTCCatggtttctgaaatcagtttcacttaataagtgtttaccaagtaattggaatcgtccACTCGATCCgtgaagggagttgtgaggaacatttcctataagcaaagtggCAAGCATttgtgagatcactcgaagcaaggacaattgtgtcccagtttaccggaagtggaaacatccaaatcactagcatttccaatggacggagacaatccatggaatttggtcataaccaattcccagtttgtggtatataacaaatgcaaagtctgcgaatttacattcatatgttcatatagagatgtagcgatgatcagataatgattcatcatctgatacatgccaattcgtcaaatcgtgactgattctattcgagcagagcgttatgtctaacacttgtgggcttcgtggccttgcggttagcggcgtcagtcgtctaggcgtattgtgccacggggtgtgggttcgattcccgctccagtcggtgaaaacttttcgtcaaacgaaaaattcctCGCCggactactgggtgtttcgtgttgtccgttgcctaatgttagtgatcgttcagtctgtgcagcctttgtgctgaagacggtgtgaattgtcttttttcttctctagcagataccatgaaggttggaaGATTTCCTATAATAAATAACCCAAGaattgaactacttaagcattccatcagactggagcttctcaaattgatatatAAGCTACTCCAGAtcatgtgatgagtatcagcatccctgtccacaatcagcagaacgccttttcataggcagtgaacaacaattcgtttgaaatcatcgattggagatggttcatcatgtggtaaatgcaccacaaaacgaaagacgtatttcctattgaggccACCAACAGAAATGTCAATTGTGACAgtacatacatctctggtagttaactcagaaatgagtgtagcaacgattgctttattaacgagcacgcatgcacgaggcatggaacgcgagtttgccatttcatatATCTGAAAGTAACAAAAGCTGGgcccacaaggttacctagaaaaaagttcacaaaagtaagttttttgaactagcgccacttgaacTGTaacatttgcatgagtctacaaagattgatcgttgctgatattttatgctgaagattggtctaactaagctatcctaaccgtagccactacccaaactaggcaggattaagcttttcgcaatctcagaacgaaaaagaccagcggCGAAAAAACAGAttggtatctcttaaaagtcgccaaaggcaaaaagcacagaatacactgtgtaaaacgcataattcGAAACCATATATGGTTTATAAAGGTGacaatttaaactaaatttcaacgtaataataatcccacccttatttagcctcaggcttgataCTGAATAAGGGCAGccaattatctcggagaaacacaaggtcacctgcaccattgctccgggtagcacaggaagggcataatactgtagagggcgccctggtgctccacaggctccgtttgcggttaggttttatttgaccctcctaaccattcattcttgggcacggtaagcttaaagccgcatgaatcaggggtcacctgtgaggtggactcttaccaccggaacaggcagtccgtagtgttaattcttagccaattgaaacaaccgctacggACACTACGCgccgcggctatctaggctaatcgggaaaaggaaaaaaaaaagctttgctagccacgttgaatatacTTGTagaagggcatctacggctatagcggcgcttttgAGGATGATTTCTAAcgacagaaacctaaagcggttggaaagcacgtacaggataatgtgcttaagagtagcaagtgcataccggacggtatctaaggaggccgtgtgcatcatagccgggattaCGCGGAttacgcccatcgggctcatcatcaaggaagatgtttaATAACTCTACTAAGGGTAGCTAGactcatcggctaataccaaatatGTCAGATTAGTAtggaagaaaccatggggaagtgaacttccacctgacgcagtttctgtcagggcAAGGTTGCTATAACAGGCGGTACCTGCTTAGGTTCGGGCACACAGAATCTcttgcgtgccccaattgtggaGGAAagagcggagcatgtcgtgttcgattgcccccatTTCATTGTTGTAAGAGATCACATGCTCGCTACATTCGAAGGGGACACGTCCCCTGACAATATAATCCAGAGAACGTGTGCGGAGGCCCCTCcctgaagaaataccgtaagatGGTTccgggagatgagggtctgaagCCAAGGGTAATGTAGTTGCACTCTGTACAACACTTGAGCAATCTGTGGAGTTTGGATAATCACCTGGAAAGGAGTCACCCTCCACGCGATGCTTATACAACTTACCCAGGCAAGTGTCGGTTCGCAAGTGAGGCAGCATGAATGCATCTTGTGGGCAACTGACAGTAGTGAACATTCAGAGATGCCCACCGGCTTGCTATGATCAATTATATTGCCATTCTCCAACGTAGTGGATTCTATATCTCACACAATCCAATAaaaattgctcaagtacagtgcatgggctggttttagcgggtcgtcattggtgcgtcatccccacactccctgagttatcttctcaggcgtctgtttgcagatttcccccttgtaaaaaaatggtttaGCACAATGACCTTtcgaacattgttttttttttttgctgggacATCATAGGTACGGGTTTAGGTTTTAAATCCATATAACTTACAAATTCCGGAATGATACGGTGAAACGTCGATCCTTTGAAACCGAATCCTTGCTCCCCAGTACACAACGCTCTGAAGTTCTCTGCCGTCTTCGGTACAATATCCGCCCGCAATGACATTATGATCCGGCCCACATCGTTGCTTCCTATCCTGATATCGAAATACACTTGAGGATTGCGTTTCTTCTCCTCCGGGGCTTTGGCTTCTTTGGGCTGAACTTCTCCACTTTCTCCTTCCGCCCCTTCGCCTTCCTTGGCATCATTTTTAAGGGTGGCCCCGGCATGCTGTTGCAGCCAGGTGTCTTCCGCCCATACCGGTTTGTTGCTTCCCTCTTTGATACGCTGTGGTTTGGCTATGTTCACCCGAATGGTCCTACCGCACAGTTCCGAGTCATTCATGTTGTCCACGGCAGCAGCAGCATCTTCCGCACTTTCAAATTCGATAAACGCAAACCCCCGGTGTTTCTGGGATTCGTAGTCCACCGGCATCTGGATATCCACCAGGTCGCCGAACGGAATGAAGGCATCGTTTATTAGCTTCTCCGTAACCTCATCCGAAAGGCCACCAACGTACACCGTACGCTTGTCGTTGGACATTTTTCCGAAACACGCAGCAAAAGCAGGGAAATCAGGAAAACCGCGACaatgttctgaaaataattcgCGCCGTGAAACGTTTTTcgcaacaaataaaataaacaaaacacgAGAATATTAACCCTTACAGGTCCATTAACAGAGCACTGATCGTATGTCgacatagtggttt includes:
- the LOC5568984 gene encoding peptidyl-prolyl cis-trans isomerase E, yielding MSNDKRTVYVGGLSDEVTEKLINDAFIPFGDLVDIQMPVDYESQKHRGFAFIEFESAEDAAAAVDNMNDSELCGRTIRVNIAKPQRIKEGSNKPVWAEDTWLQQHAGATLKNDAKEGEGAEGESGEVQPKEAKAPEEKKRNPQVYFDIRIGSNDVGRIIMSLRADIVPKTAENFRALCTGEQGFGFKGSTFHRIIPEFMCQGGDFTANNGTGGKSIYGKKFADESFTLKHTGFGVLSMANSGPNTNGSQFFICTEKTEWLDGKHVVFGNVISGADVVRKMERCGSKSGKVNQKVAIVACGELKG